The proteins below come from a single Chitinophaga pinensis DSM 2588 genomic window:
- the surE gene encoding 5'/3'-nucleotidase SurE, whose translation MKGKAQEKIILVTNDDGVTAPGIRALIEAVSPLGRVVVVAPDSPQSGKGHAITIGVPLRLDQVDIFDGIEAWQCSGTPVDCVKLARDKILHRLPDICVSGINHGANHSINVIYSGTMSAAMEAAIEGVPSVGFSYLDYSFDADFSLCKEVAHSVAKQMLETELPEGTLFNVNIPVVKKEDYKGLKICRQADAKWVEAFDERRDPRGKKYYWLTGEFTNRDNGEDTDVYALANNYASLVPVQFDLTDYKMKKKLENDWKL comes from the coding sequence GTGAAGGGTAAAGCGCAGGAAAAGATCATTCTGGTAACAAACGATGATGGTGTAACAGCTCCGGGCATCCGGGCACTGATTGAAGCGGTAAGTCCGCTGGGAAGAGTCGTGGTAGTGGCGCCGGATAGTCCGCAGTCAGGAAAGGGACACGCTATTACGATCGGCGTGCCGCTCCGTCTGGACCAGGTAGATATCTTTGACGGCATAGAAGCATGGCAATGTTCCGGTACACCGGTAGATTGTGTGAAGCTGGCCCGCGACAAGATTCTGCACCGTTTGCCGGATATCTGTGTAAGTGGTATCAATCATGGTGCGAACCATTCCATTAATGTGATTTATTCCGGCACCATGTCAGCGGCAATGGAAGCGGCCATTGAGGGCGTACCTTCAGTGGGTTTCTCTTACCTGGACTACAGTTTTGATGCGGACTTCTCTTTATGTAAAGAAGTGGCTCATTCAGTGGCAAAGCAGATGCTGGAAACGGAACTGCCGGAGGGTACCCTGTTCAATGTGAATATCCCTGTTGTTAAAAAAGAAGACTATAAAGGATTAAAGATATGTCGTCAGGCAGATGCGAAATGGGTAGAAGCGTTTGACGAGCGCCGTGATCCGCGTGGTAAGAAATACTACTGGCTCACCGGTGAATTCACTAATCGCGATAACGGAGAAGATACTGACGTATACGCCCTTGCAAATAACTACGCTTCGCTTGTACCTGTGCAGTTCGATCTGACTGATTATAAGATGAAAAAGAAGCTGGAAAACGACTGGAAACTCTGA
- a CDS encoding ABC transporter permease, protein MLQIIKIEWLKVKNYRTFWVFIGLGLLAMLAPNFIIHDIFVKNIPKEAQQLLGQSMYDFPLVWQTVASVNSYTSGIFSLLVITLVSNEFNYKTHRQNVIDGWDRRDFVLSKLFWVVTLALLALLTSLIAVFIFGGVYGKAPFSMEGSRFLGYYFLQVLVSLSLALLVGMLVKRTGLAIILFLGYIMFIEQILVSIVKRFFGNIGGLFPLQAGDELLPFPIVEKLVKFSGPYDSVVYLTALVAYIAIFIWLVFRRMLRTDL, encoded by the coding sequence ATGCTGCAAATTATTAAAATAGAATGGCTTAAGGTAAAGAATTACCGCACCTTCTGGGTGTTTATCGGCCTGGGACTGCTGGCGATGCTGGCCCCGAATTTCATTATCCACGACATCTTTGTCAAAAATATACCTAAAGAAGCTCAGCAACTGTTGGGACAGTCTATGTATGATTTCCCGCTGGTATGGCAAACTGTCGCCAGCGTCAACTCTTATACTTCCGGTATTTTCAGTCTGCTGGTCATTACCCTGGTCAGTAATGAGTTCAACTATAAAACCCACCGGCAGAATGTTATTGACGGATGGGACAGGAGGGACTTTGTACTCTCCAAATTGTTCTGGGTAGTCACATTGGCACTACTGGCGCTCCTGACCTCCCTGATCGCGGTATTTATTTTCGGCGGTGTGTATGGCAAAGCGCCTTTTAGTATGGAAGGTTCCCGCTTTCTGGGTTATTACTTTTTGCAGGTGCTGGTATCATTAAGTCTGGCGCTGCTGGTAGGTATGCTGGTGAAGCGTACCGGACTTGCCATTATCCTGTTCCTGGGTTATATCATGTTTATTGAGCAGATACTCGTTTCCATTGTTAAACGCTTTTTCGGCAATATCGGGGGATTATTCCCTTTACAGGCCGGAGATGAATTGCTCCCATTCCCTATTGTGGAGAAACTGGTGAAATTCTCTGGTCCTTATGACAGCGTGGTATATCTGACGGCGCTGGTTGCGTATATCGCAATTTTCATCTGGCTTGTGTTCCGGCGGATGCTACGTACTGATCTTTAA
- a CDS encoding ABC transporter ATP-binding protein yields MSTILSLNNISKRYGHVQALDGVSFDIPAGSVYGILGPNGSGKTTMLGIVTDVLKADAGSFTLMEQTPSAAQRRKIGTLLETPNFYHYLSAYKNLQIVANIKQTSEQDIPRVLELAGLVARQHSAFKTYSLGMKQRLAIAAAMLGDPEVLILDEPANGLDPVGIAEVRNLIRQLAQSGKTIIMASHLLDEVEKVCTHVAILRKGKLLGSGPVNAVLSRDNFIEIGGPDNQALSQLIKQHPAFVQVLPGQDGILQVTFRETIDPASLNSWCAQQGVWLSHLQMSRKSLETAFLELTNN; encoded by the coding sequence ATGTCAACTATTCTATCCCTTAACAACATTTCAAAGCGGTACGGACACGTACAGGCGCTGGACGGCGTATCATTTGATATTCCGGCAGGCAGCGTGTATGGTATACTCGGACCAAACGGTAGTGGTAAAACCACGATGCTGGGTATTGTGACCGACGTACTGAAAGCGGATGCCGGTTCTTTCACCCTGATGGAGCAGACACCTTCTGCCGCACAGCGCAGGAAGATCGGAACGCTGTTGGAAACGCCTAATTTCTATCACTATCTGTCGGCGTATAAAAACCTGCAGATAGTCGCTAATATCAAACAGACAAGCGAACAGGATATTCCCCGGGTGCTGGAACTGGCCGGATTAGTGGCCAGACAGCACTCGGCTTTTAAGACTTACTCCCTGGGTATGAAACAGCGGCTGGCTATTGCAGCAGCAATGCTGGGCGATCCGGAGGTCCTGATACTGGACGAACCTGCCAATGGGCTGGATCCGGTAGGGATTGCAGAGGTGAGAAATCTGATCCGCCAGCTGGCACAGTCGGGTAAGACCATTATTATGGCCAGTCACCTGCTGGATGAAGTGGAAAAAGTTTGTACACATGTGGCTATCCTGCGGAAAGGGAAGTTGTTGGGTTCAGGTCCGGTGAACGCAGTCCTGTCCAGGGATAATTTTATCGAGATCGGCGGGCCTGATAATCAGGCACTGTCACAGCTGATAAAACAGCATCCGGCCTTTGTACAGGTATTGCCTGGTCAGGACGGTATTTTGCAGGTCACTTTCCGCGAAACGATTGATCCGGCAAGCCTGAACAGCTGGTGCGCACAACAGGGCGTCTGGCTGAGTCATCTCCAGATGAGCAGAAAGAGCCTGGAAACGGCATTCCTGGAATTAACCAACAACTAA
- a CDS encoding 3-hydroxyacyl-CoA dehydrogenase/enoyl-CoA hydratase family protein has product MKRHINKVAVLGSGVMGSRIAAHFAGVGVQVLLLDIAPKELTDAEKAKGLSLDSKAVKNRIVNDALQSALKANPSPVYNKDVVKLIRTGNFTDDMKEIANYDWIIEVVVENLDVKKSVFTEVEKYRKPGTLITSNTSGIPIHLMAEGRSDDFKQHFCGTHFFNPPRYLRLLEIIPTPHTDPEIVDFLMHYGDLYLGKTTVLCKDTPAFIANRVGVYSIMAIFHIMQEMQLNIDDIDALTGPVIGRPKSATFRTADVVGIDTLVRVAKGVAENCPQDEAKDIFVIPPFLQKVVENKWLGDKTGQGFYKKTKGEGGKEILTLNLETMEYGPRQKSKFASIEAAKQVEDLKQRLRGLFTAGDKAGQFYQQFHAYLFSYISHRIPEIADDIYKVDDAMKAGFGWEIGAFESWDVLGVENGIKAIEAKGLSVAPWVKEMLEKGMKSFYKIEAGKKYYYDVKSHVYKLLPGADTFVILENLSGNVVWKNSACTLYDIGDGVVTIDWKTKMNTIGGEVLEGVNKAIDRAEKDFRGLIIGNEGANFSAGANVGMIFMYAAEQEYDELDMAVRMFQKTTMRLRYSSIPVIVAPHALTLGGGCEMCLHADKVQAAAESYIGLVELGVGLIPGGGGTKEMALRASDEFKEGRIEEEPLKDRFMAIAMAKVSTSAQEAFDLGVLRKGHDEITLNQSRLIADAKRSVLQLADEGYTRPVERKDVKVLGRAALGMLLTGIHSMRFANYISEHDAKIAGKLAYVMSGGDLSEASLVSEQYLLDLEREAFLSLAGERKTLERLQSVIKTGKPIRN; this is encoded by the coding sequence ATGAAAAGACACATTAACAAGGTGGCTGTTTTAGGTTCAGGAGTAATGGGTTCAAGAATAGCAGCCCATTTCGCAGGCGTAGGAGTACAGGTTTTGTTACTGGATATTGCCCCCAAAGAGTTAACTGATGCAGAAAAAGCTAAAGGGCTGTCACTTGACAGCAAAGCGGTAAAAAACCGCATCGTAAACGACGCATTACAGTCTGCCCTGAAAGCAAACCCTTCTCCGGTGTACAACAAGGACGTGGTAAAGCTGATCCGTACCGGCAACTTTACAGACGATATGAAGGAGATTGCCAACTATGACTGGATCATTGAGGTTGTGGTGGAAAATCTGGACGTCAAAAAGTCTGTTTTCACGGAAGTGGAAAAGTACCGTAAACCAGGTACCCTGATTACTTCCAACACTTCAGGTATTCCTATTCACCTGATGGCGGAAGGCCGCAGCGATGATTTTAAGCAACATTTCTGTGGTACCCACTTCTTTAACCCTCCGCGCTATCTGCGCTTACTGGAAATCATTCCCACACCGCATACTGACCCGGAAATCGTGGATTTCCTGATGCATTACGGAGATCTGTACCTGGGTAAAACCACGGTACTCTGTAAGGATACGCCCGCATTTATTGCCAACAGGGTAGGGGTGTATTCTATCATGGCGATTTTCCACATCATGCAGGAAATGCAGCTGAATATAGATGATATCGATGCGCTGACCGGCCCGGTAATCGGCAGACCAAAATCTGCTACTTTCCGTACAGCCGATGTCGTGGGGATCGATACACTGGTGAGAGTAGCAAAAGGTGTGGCAGAGAACTGTCCGCAGGATGAAGCAAAGGATATCTTCGTGATCCCTCCGTTCCTGCAAAAAGTAGTGGAAAACAAATGGTTGGGCGATAAGACCGGCCAGGGTTTCTATAAAAAGACCAAAGGAGAAGGCGGTAAGGAAATACTGACGCTCAACCTGGAAACGATGGAATATGGTCCCCGTCAGAAATCTAAATTCGCAAGTATTGAAGCGGCCAAGCAGGTGGAAGACCTGAAGCAGCGGCTGCGTGGATTGTTTACTGCGGGCGACAAAGCCGGTCAGTTCTATCAGCAGTTCCACGCTTATCTGTTCTCTTATATTTCTCACCGTATTCCTGAGATCGCGGATGATATCTATAAAGTGGACGATGCGATGAAAGCTGGTTTCGGATGGGAGATCGGCGCTTTTGAATCATGGGATGTGCTGGGTGTGGAAAACGGTATCAAAGCCATTGAAGCGAAAGGATTAAGCGTAGCGCCATGGGTAAAGGAAATGCTGGAGAAAGGTATGAAGAGCTTCTACAAAATAGAAGCGGGCAAGAAATATTACTACGATGTAAAATCACACGTTTATAAACTGCTGCCTGGTGCAGATACATTCGTTATCCTGGAAAATCTTTCCGGTAATGTGGTGTGGAAAAACAGTGCATGTACCCTGTATGATATCGGAGACGGTGTGGTTACCATCGACTGGAAAACTAAAATGAACACCATCGGGGGCGAAGTGCTGGAAGGTGTGAATAAAGCGATTGATAGGGCGGAAAAAGACTTCCGCGGACTGATCATCGGCAATGAGGGCGCTAACTTCTCAGCCGGTGCAAATGTGGGGATGATCTTCATGTATGCGGCAGAACAGGAGTATGATGAACTGGACATGGCTGTACGTATGTTCCAGAAAACAACCATGCGTCTGCGTTATTCTTCCATTCCGGTGATTGTAGCGCCACATGCGCTGACACTGGGAGGTGGTTGTGAAATGTGTCTCCATGCCGATAAGGTACAGGCAGCGGCGGAATCGTATATCGGACTGGTGGAACTCGGTGTAGGCCTGATCCCTGGTGGTGGCGGTACCAAAGAAATGGCACTGCGCGCCAGCGATGAATTCAAAGAAGGCCGTATTGAAGAGGAGCCACTGAAAGATCGTTTTATGGCGATTGCCATGGCGAAAGTGAGCACTTCTGCGCAGGAAGCCTTTGACCTGGGCGTTTTGCGCAAAGGACATGACGAGATCACATTGAATCAAAGCCGCCTGATCGCTGATGCAAAACGCAGCGTATTACAACTGGCAGATGAAGGCTATACCCGTCCGGTAGAGAGGAAGGATGTAAAAGTCCTGGGCCGTGCCGCACTGGGGATGTTGCTGACCGGTATTCACAGTATGCGTTTTGCTAACTACATATCAGAGCACGATGCGAAAATAGCCGGTAAACTGGCCTATGTAATGAGTGGGGGAGATCTCTCAGAAGCCTCACTCGTGAGCGAACAATATCTGCTCGACCTGGAGAGGGAAGCATTCCTTAGCCTCGCCGGTGAGCGTAAAACCCTGGAAAGATTGCAGAGTGTGATCAAAACAGGCAAACCAATCAGAAATTAA
- a CDS encoding PepSY-associated TM helix domain-containing protein, whose protein sequence is MNFSRKPTVKKKQSRSLFYRISAWLHLWLGLITGIVMIIVCVTACIWVFHDEITRLLEPETVIARQDKPVITPSQVREIGAQKYPKLKPGYVTYQQGNAIYLSLGEGRKGNTVLRLNPYSGEVISVKEHKAGETDFFRFILNGHRFLWMPYEIGRPIVNYSTLIFVIILISGMVLWWPQKWSKKAREQSFKIKWDASFKRVNYDLHNVLGFYSLIVLLAIALTGMVYGIKWYSNGLYWVTSGGQTIEEFKRPQSDSTQLGKLYTPEQAMDLAWGKVLAKHPDAEGFYYSFADTSKPKAAISITIYPTAGKFYNNRSYAFDQHTLKELAGNKVYDISFAEAGFGAKLRKANYDIHVGSILGLPGKILAFFGALIGASLPVTGFLVWLGKKKKTKKSVATKKAPVASRPQAV, encoded by the coding sequence ATGAATTTTTCCAGGAAGCCAACCGTCAAGAAAAAACAGTCCCGCAGTCTGTTCTATCGTATTTCAGCCTGGTTACACCTATGGCTGGGTCTGATCACAGGAATTGTGATGATCATCGTATGCGTGACAGCCTGCATCTGGGTATTCCATGACGAAATCACCCGCTTACTGGAACCTGAAACCGTAATTGCCCGTCAGGATAAACCTGTGATTACTCCTTCACAGGTAAGAGAAATCGGCGCACAAAAATATCCCAAGCTGAAACCGGGTTATGTGACTTACCAACAGGGAAATGCTATTTACCTGAGCCTGGGAGAAGGCAGAAAAGGAAATACGGTACTCCGGTTGAACCCATACAGTGGGGAAGTGATCAGTGTAAAAGAACATAAAGCCGGAGAAACAGATTTCTTCCGTTTTATCCTGAATGGTCACCGCTTCCTATGGATGCCTTATGAAATAGGCAGACCCATCGTCAATTACAGCACGCTGATATTCGTTATTATCCTGATCAGCGGGATGGTACTGTGGTGGCCGCAGAAATGGTCAAAAAAAGCACGTGAGCAAAGCTTTAAGATAAAATGGGACGCCTCTTTTAAAAGGGTGAACTATGACCTGCATAATGTACTGGGTTTCTATTCCCTGATTGTATTACTGGCAATCGCGCTGACGGGGATGGTATATGGTATCAAGTGGTACAGTAACGGATTGTACTGGGTTACTTCCGGCGGACAAACAATCGAAGAGTTTAAAAGACCACAGTCCGATTCAACACAGCTGGGTAAGTTATATACGCCTGAGCAGGCAATGGACCTGGCATGGGGGAAAGTACTCGCCAAACACCCGGATGCAGAAGGCTTCTACTATTCTTTTGCAGATACTTCCAAGCCAAAGGCTGCCATCAGTATTACGATTTATCCTACGGCAGGTAAGTTTTATAATAACAGAAGTTATGCATTCGATCAGCATACGTTAAAGGAGCTGGCCGGTAATAAGGTATACGATATCAGTTTTGCAGAAGCCGGTTTTGGTGCAAAACTGCGTAAAGCAAATTATGATATTCACGTGGGTTCCATACTGGGATTACCCGGTAAAATCCTGGCTTTCTTTGGTGCGTTAATAGGGGCCAGTCTGCCGGTAACAGGTTTCCTGGTATGGTTGGGTAAGAAGAAGAAAACAAAGAAAAGTGTGGCGACTAAAAAAGCGCCGGTAGCAAGCAGACCTCAGGCAGTTTAA